From Eriocheir sinensis breed Jianghai 21 chromosome 16, ASM2467909v1, whole genome shotgun sequence, a single genomic window includes:
- the LOC126999178 gene encoding uncharacterized protein LOC126999178: MQDSEAPAEDDNSRVLRSGSTHDRVPPPPPPSSLPHDNKGNILTNQELTMATNTIKLLPTTASVRAFAGNEPDYSARDFILQCEDVMNNSFVSEPGDKISFIRSRLKPGSEASAIMYTSAFMEPQQTKDYAQFRSHFLESFGEDVRHSLVKGVNVAVTKLISAVESKELLAGQVDAYRLSTDMGVYLKAGGWTEGENMSLSNVLKFFEFFVYMAVIKGQFRKGSLSLAYGPTVKLHDFMLKIKTKMEEKDGAPVPAVASVDQKAANVSASSSVVAATTEKPKRHCSYCQRDGHTVDYCLKRQRDCKATREKGGSPMSGKSASQKTPAASKSRAAGYHTGKFCFVHGAGRHTTEECFSVLQLKKERAGKFVKGSGEAERPPKTDPG; encoded by the coding sequence atgcaggattcggaagcgcccgccgaggatgacaattcccgtgtcctaaggagcgggtcaactcatgacagagttcctcctcctcctcctccttcttctctcccgcatgataacaaaggtaatatcttgactaaccaagaattaacaatggctactaacactattaaacttctgccgactacggcatcagtcagagctttcgcaggcaatgaaccggattacagtgcgagagacttcatcctgcaatgcgaggatgttatgaacaactcatttgtgtcagaaccgggtgataaaatctccttcattaggtctagattaaagccgggGTCAGAAGCATCAGCTattatgtacaccagcgcgttcatggaaccgcaacaaaccaaggattatgcccagtttcggtcacattttctggagtcttttggggaagatgttaggcacagcctcgtcaaaggtgttaatgtagctgtgaccaaattgatttcagctgtggagagtaaagagcttttagccggacaagtagacgcctatcggttgtctactgatatgggcgtctatctgaaagctggtggctggactgagggagagaatatgtctctatccaatgttctcaaattttttgaattttttgtatacatggctgtcatcaagggccagtttcgaaaaggttctttatccctagcctacggccccactgtcaagttgcacgacttcatgcttaaaataaaaactaagatggaggagaaagacggagcgccagtccccgctgtagcctctgtcgaccagaaggccgctaatgttagcgcgtcctcatcagtggtggcggccaccaccgaaaagcctaagcgccactgttcgtactgtcagcgcgatggtcatacggttgactattgtctaaaacgtcagcgggattgCAAGGCTACTcgggagaagggaggctcgccgatgtcaggcaaatctgcttctcagaagaccccggccgcttcaaaaagtcgagccgcgggctaccacactggcaagttctgttttgttcacggtgctggtagacacaccacagaggagtgtttctctgtgctccagttaaagaaagagcgagcaggaaagttcgtgaaggggtcgggggaagccgagcgcccccccaaaaccgacccagggtag